In Actinobacillus indolicus, a single genomic region encodes these proteins:
- a CDS encoding Cu(I)-responsive transcriptional regulator: protein MNIGQASKATGLSIKQIRDYEKLGLLSNTSRTSSGYRIYDNETLIRLKFIAKARGVGFSLAQIGELLALQDNPYRKSCEVKALANTHIEFLSNKIKELEEMKTALGAWCDACRGDDMPECPILQGLGG, encoded by the coding sequence ATGAACATCGGTCAAGCGTCCAAAGCCACAGGGCTATCCATCAAGCAAATCCGTGATTATGAAAAGTTGGGTTTGTTATCAAACACTTCACGCACATCATCAGGCTATCGCATTTATGATAATGAGACACTAATCCGCCTAAAATTCATCGCCAAAGCAAGGGGCGTGGGCTTTTCGCTTGCCCAAATTGGCGAGCTTTTGGCACTGCAAGACAATCCATACCGCAAAAGCTGTGAAGTCAAAGCGTTGGCAAATACGCACATTGAATTTTTATCAAATAAAATCAAGGAATTAGAAGAAATGAAAACTGCTCTTGGGGCGTGGTGTGATGCCTGTCGTGGCGATGATATGCCAGAATGTCCGATTTTACAGGGGCTTGGGGGATAG
- the copM gene encoding CopM family metallochaperone: MTFIKNRAVHLVAAAVVLATSTAFADGKNEVPTHSMACDNNYTQTTHDCSNNQNGHAEMNHANMNHSAMAMDTQNAPPHTQAYLAMMNKMGDEMSKAGNLADADTAFAKGMIPHHIGAVEMAKVQLEFGKDETMRKLAQAIIDGQQSEIELMNAWLAGKDTATQNPQAPHAKAYAAGKAQHEAMMAAINEPNPDIAFAKAMIPHHQGAVKMAKIELQYGKDETMKKLAQDIIKAQEPEIKLMQDWLKQ; the protein is encoded by the coding sequence ATGACATTCATCAAAAACCGTGCCGTACATCTTGTCGCTGCCGCTGTTGTTTTGGCGACTTCAACCGCTTTTGCCGACGGCAAAAACGAAGTGCCGACGCACTCGATGGCGTGCGACAATAACTACACCCAAACCACCCACGACTGCTCAAATAACCAAAACGGGCACGCAGAGATGAACCACGCCAATATGAACCACTCTGCTATGGCGATGGACACTCAAAATGCTCCGCCCCATACCCAAGCCTATCTTGCAATGATGAACAAGATGGGCGATGAGATGAGCAAAGCGGGTAATCTTGCCGATGCTGATACCGCTTTTGCCAAAGGTATGATTCCGCACCATATCGGAGCAGTTGAGATGGCAAAAGTACAGCTTGAATTTGGCAAAGACGAAACAATGAGAAAACTTGCCCAAGCGATTATTGATGGGCAACAAAGTGAAATCGAACTGATGAACGCTTGGCTGGCGGGTAAAGACACCGCAACCCAAAACCCGCAAGCCCCGCACGCCAAGGCCTATGCCGCAGGCAAGGCGCAGCACGAGGCGATGATGGCGGCAATCAATGAGCCAAACCCTGATATTGCCTTTGCCAAAGCAATGATTCCGCATCATCAAGGGGCGGTCAAGATGGCGAAAATCGAGCTGCAATACGGCAAAGACGAAACAATGAAAAAGCTCGCTCAAGACATCATCAAAGCCCAAGAACCTGAAATCAAGCTGATGCAAGACTGGCTAAAACAGTAG